One Drosophila virilis strain 15010-1051.87 chromosome 5, Dvir_AGI_RSII-ME, whole genome shotgun sequence DNA window includes the following coding sequences:
- the Coq9 gene encoding ubiquinone biosynthesis protein COQ9, mitochondrial: protein MANVRCLQKVIRIQKFVLPLNAQGCWLAATCSSGTAATFHTLHQQQQQELRSKLKPACSLRRSYAKDSDKLEEFRAREEQRERERDAAEQKPGTQSGADGGTAGSGGDQGKQSAEQAAKQAKVDGIRSRILDAAMLHVPQHGWSKQAIVQGAEECGLPSVVHGMFPEGGFALVSHFNGKCNAELVQCLQKQTDNGQKEVSDPLDFLVQAVRQRLEMIEPYKSQWPQAMALIAQPQNASTALAQVLTLVDDICYYSGDRSVDFGWYTRRIGLATIMKMTELYMLQDTSPGHAQTWEFLKNRMDEAVQLQMALAQTEGMTHTFQRSFNSAFITARNILGLGYGRH, encoded by the exons atggcaaatgtgCGCTGTTTGCAAAAAGTGATACGCATACAAAAGTTTGTGCTCCCACTCA ATGCTCAGGGCTGCTGGCTGGCCGCCACATGCAGCAGCGGAACAGCGGCAACTTTTCACACActtcatcagcagcagcagcaggagctgcgtTCAAAATTAAAGCCCGCCTGCAGTTTAAGACGCAGCTATGCCAAAGACAGCGACAAGCTTGAGGAGTTTCGAGCGCGCGAGGAGCAACGCGAACGGGAACGCGATGCAGCCGAGCAGAAGCCGGGCACACAGTCAGGTGCAGATGGAGGCACCGCCGGATCAGGCGGAGATCAGGGCAAACAGAGCGCAGAGCAGGCGGCCAAGCAGGCCAAGGTGGATGGCATACGCAGCCGCATATTAGATGCCGCAATGCTGCATGTGCCACAGCACGGCTGGAGCAAGCAGGCGATTGTCCAGGGCGCCGAGGAGTGCGGCCTGCCAAGCGTTGTCCACGGCATGTTTCCCGAGGGCGGCTTTGCGCTCGTCTCGCACTTCAACGGCAAGTGCAATGCAGAGCTGGTGCAGTGCCTGCAAAAGCAGACAGACAACGGTCAGAAGGAGGTGAGCGATCCGCTTGATTTTCTCGTACAGGCTGTGCGCCAGCGTCTGGAAATGATTGAGCCATACAAGAGCCAGTGGCCGCAGGCCATGGCGTTGATTGCCCAGCCGCAGAATGCATCCACAGCGCTGGCGCAGGTGCTGACGCTGGTCGACGACATCTGCTACTATTCCGGCGATCGTTCCGTGGAT TTTGGCTGGTACACGCGACGCATTGGCTTGGCCACAATCATGAAAATGACAGAGCTCTACATGCTGCAGGACACTTCGCCGGGCCATGCACAGACGTGGGAGTTCCTCAAGAACCGCATGGACGAGGCCGTACAGCTGCAGATGGCCCTGGCCCAGACCGAGGGCATGACACACACATTTCAACGTTCCTTCAACTCGGCTTTCATAACG GCGCGAAACATACTCGGACTGGGCTATGGCCGCCATTAG
- the LOC6626350 gene encoding uncharacterized protein gives MKMDTVTEAENLLRLIKRMLLERDYDGVKMLFQSPTVFAEIEPHMAAIAMELYNEICAPTLTDDTNVDDAPLFDCVNELLKIVARYASLHPFMLELMEKIEESSSIAIFSAYLRALQVVLLRQGSAKPQAIEWCLSSVVTRIRELPLPDYLSEGYDEQQAHLLEQEQQIEQLMAHYITIDLCYEPLLKAVLQQDARAPIFRDCGLNRRNVLTCFLLQLLGKPLALLEVSNVPKRLLQPGQAHTCTPSPWRLRPELTQQNYLLARANAGKTQTYVQQVQHTLTSDITRLLGDPYYLLGLVEQRARWKRRLDAANGVYEMSSHNMFLIDDKLPLPALAMYYHALLVGQLLPATAPKIYAPLFLFESSLYLVAVLLEQPEPPLQHCGLRLNDYMLSILTEAVPQRSLDLEVHKRYCEALCKITGYSPQEPLRQLGLQVLHHYILAFEDAAKYFILKNLLETLQHDGILGYLAGMYKDLVAAALEKKAPLSDVYSGIKFRSMLLRCVCVLPQDVKSDLLLHSVSLSNALNILRYFAMADLENRTGFWHALPEIEERLLQPLGKALNFSLAHYKAYRERVRNGQSASDDELMQKQLNMLAVNISNSGMGGEGEGDGNLPDIGREEKLEVLAGSITGLESLRVLYLLASDNLEQSIARRKQATATNTTTPTAMELELEQR, from the coding sequence ATGAAAATGGATACGGTAACAGAAGCCGAGAACCTGCTGCGTCTCATCAAACGGATGCTGCTCGAACGCGACTACGACGGCGTCAAAATGCTCTTCCAGAGTCCCACAGTCTTTGCCGAAATCGAGCCGCACATGGCCGCCATTGCCATGGAGCTATACAATGAGATATGCGCTCCGACATTGACGGACGACACAAATGTGGATGATGCGCCGCTGTTCGATTGCGTCAATGAGCTGCTCAAGATTGTGGCCAGATATGCGTCACTGCATCCGTTCATGCTGGAGCTGATGGAGAAGATCGAGGAGAGCAGCAGCATTGCCATATTCTCGGCCTATCTGCGCGCCCTGCAGGTGGTGCTGCTGCGCCAGGGCAGCGCCAAGCCGCAGGCCATCGAATGGTGTCTGTCGTCGGTGGTGACGCGTATCCgtgagctgccgctgccggacTATCTGAGCGAGGGCTACGACGAGCAGCAGGCCCATTTGCtcgagcaggagcagcaaatCGAGCAGCTGATGGCCCACTACATCACCATCGATCTGTGCTACGAGCCGCTGCTGAAGGCGGTGCTCCAGCAGGATGCGCGTGCTCCGATCTTTCGCGATTGCGGCCTGAATCGCCGCAATGTGCTCACCTGCtttctgctgcagctgctgggcaAGCCGCTGGCCCTGCTGGAGGTGAGCAATGTGCCCAAACGACTGCTGCAGCCAGGCCAGGCGCACACCTGCACGCCCAGCCCGTGGCGCCTGCGGCCGGAGCTGACGCAACAGAACTATCTGCTGGCCCGGGCCAATGCGGGCAAGACACAGACCTATGTGCAGCAGGTGCAGCACACGCTGACCTCGGACATCACACGGCTGCTGGGCGATCCCTACTATTTGCTGGGCCTGGTCGAGCAGCGCGCACGCTGGAAACGCCGCCTGGATGCCGCCAACGGCGTCTATGAGATGAGCAGCCACAATATGTTCCTCATCGATGACAAACTGCCGCTGCCCGCCCTCGCCATGTACTACCATGCGCTGCTCGTGGGCCAACTGCTGCCGGCGACGGCGCCCAAGATCTATGCGCCGCTCTTTCTGTTCGAGTCGAGCCTGTATTTGGTGGCCGTGCTGCTGGAGCAGCCCGAGCCGCCGCTGCAGCACTGCGGACTGCGCCTCAACGATTACATGCTCAGCATTTTGACGGAGGCCGTGCCGCAGCGTTCGCTCGATCTGGAGGTGCACAAACGCTACTGCGAGGCACTGTGCAAGATAACCGGCTACTCGCCACAGGAGCCGCTGCGTCAGCTGGGTCTGCAGGTGCTGCATCACTATATACTCGCCTTCGAGGATGCGGCCAAGTACTTTATATTGAAGAATTTGCTGGAAACGCTACAGCACGACGGCATCTTGGGCTATTTGGCGGGCATGTACAAGGATCTGGTTGCCGCCGCCTTGGAGAAGAAGGCGCCGCTCAGCGACGTTTACAGCGGCATCAAGTTTCGCTCCATGCTGCTCAGGTGCGTCTGTGTGCTGCCGCAGGATGTCAAATCGGATCTGCTGCTGCACTCGGTCAGTTTGTCCAATGCTCTAAACATTCTACGCTACTTTGCCATGGCTGACCTCGAGAATCGGACGGGCTTCTGGCATGCGCTGCCCGAGATTGAGGAGCGTCTGCTGCAGCCGTTGGGCAAGGCACTCAACTTCTCGCTGGCCCACTACAAGGCGTACAGGGAACGTGTCCGCAATGGCCAGAGCGCCTCCGACGATGAGCTTATGCAGAAGCAGCTCAACATGCTCGCCgtcaacatcagcaacagcggcaTGGGCGGTGAGGGCGAGGGCGATGGCAACTTGCCGGACATTGGACGCGAGGAGAAGCTCGAGGTGCTGGCCGGCTCCATAACGGGCCTGGAGTCGCTGCGCGTCCTCTATCTACTGGCCAGCGATAATCTCGAGCAGAGCATCGCCAGGCGCAAACAGGCCACTGCAACGAACACGACCACGCCCACAGCcatggaactggaactggagcaGCGCTag